From uncultured Draconibacterium sp.:
CAGGCGCTCTTTAAAATTATCGTAAATCGAATCGTGCACGATAATGCGGCGCGTGGAAGTACAACGTTGTCCGCAAGTTCCCACCGCGCCAAAAACAACCGCACGAAGCGCCATTTCAAGATCGGCTTCCGGAGTAATAATTATAGCATTGTTTCCTCCAAGTTCCAGAATGGTTTTTCCCAGTCGCTGACCAACAAGTCCGCCAACTTTCTTTCCGATTTTTGTTGAGCCGGTAAACGACACCAGCGGAATATTTTTATCGCTGAAAAACTCGTCACCCAATTCGCGCGAACCTGCTGCTACCAAATTCAAAACACCTTCAGGAACATCATTTTCTTTTAAAACTTTGGCTACAATGTTATGGACGGCAATGGCACATAAAAATACTTTTGACGAAGGTTTCCAGATCACCACATCGCCTGCAACCAGCGCAATCATTGCATTCCAGGCCCAAACTGCAACCGGGAAGTTAAACGCAGAAACTACGCCCACAATTCCGAGCGGATGATACTGGTCGTACATGCGGTGCTTTTCGCGTTCAGAATGCATGGTAAAACCATATAACTGGCGCGATTGTCCAACAGCAAAATCACAGATATCGATCATTTCCTGTACCTCGCCCAAACCTTCCTGGTAAATTTTGCCCATTTCGTACGAAACCAGTTTCCCAAGCGGCTCCTTATATTTTCGAAGTTCTAAGCCAATTTGACGGACAATCTCACCGCGTTTCGGGGCCGGCACCATGCGCCACACTTTAAACGCATCTTTTGCTTTTTCCACCACCTCGTGGTAATCGGCGGCAGTTGCCTGATGTACGGTTGCAATCAATTCCCCGTCCGATGGTGAAAACGATTCCACGACTGCACCGGACGTTGTTTTCCATTCGGTTCCGGTGCAAATACCATTATTAACTTCACTAATTCCTAACTCTTTTAATTCCTTTGAGATGTCAATTTTCATTGTATTTATTTTTAAGTAATTTTTTCATTTTAAATTATCATCACCCCTTTGCCTATCGGCATTTCCCCTCAAGGGGAAAATTCCACCCAGCTAATGTTAAATATATTATTAAACCTTTTCCAAAATCATTGAAAGCCCCTGACCAACTCCAACACACATGGTGCAAAGCGCATATTTTGAGTTTGAATTTTGCAACTGATAAATTGCTGTTGTAACCAAACGCGCTCCGGACATTCCAAGCGGATGTCCGAGTGCAATTGCTCCGCCCAGCGGATTCAAACGCGGATCATCGTCTATCAGGCCAAACTCGCGAATGCAGGCCAGGGATTGAGCTGCAAATGCTTCATTTAATTCGATTATATCCATTTGGTCCAGAGTCATTCCCAATCGTTTCAAAAGCTTGTTGGTGGCCGGTACCGGGCCAATTCCCATGGTCCGTGGTGGCACACCGGCTGCCTGAGTTCCCAGAATCCGGACTTTCGGCGTTAGGTTGAACTTCTTAACTGCAGCTTCTGAAGCTACAATTACAGCCGCTGCCCCGTCGTTAATACCCGAAGCATTGCCTGCAGTTACTGTTGTTCCCGGGCCATAAACCGGATTTAGGGTTGCCAGTTTTTCCAGCGATGTCAGCCTCGGGTGTTCGTCCTTTTCAAAAATTACCGCATTGCCTTTTCGTTGCGGAATTGAAACCGGAATAATTTCCCGGGCCAGTGCCCCGTTTTGTTGTGCGTCAGCAGTTTTTAACTGACTATTGTGTGCAAACTGATCCTGATCTTCGCGACTAATATTGAATTCTGTTGCCAAATTTTCGGCCGTACAAATCAGCGGATCTGTTCCATATTTTTTCTGAAACTTCTCGTTCACAAAACGCCAGCCGATGGTGGAATCATAGATTTCCGCATTTCGGGAAAAAGCCTGTGTTGCTTTTGGCATCACCAGTGGAGATCGCGACATATTTTCGGCTCCGCCGGCAATCATCAGTTCAGCCTCGCCGGCTTTTATGGCCCGTGCTGCCATTCCAATAGCTTCCATCCCCGAAGAACACAAACGATTGACCGTTACTCCCGGAACCGTCTCCGGCATTCCTGCTAAAAGCAGAGCCATCCGAGCGATGTTTCGGTTATCTTCTCCGGCCTGGTTGGCACATCCCATTAAGACATCATCAAAAGCTGCCGGCTCGATCTGATCGTTTCGTTCCAACAAAGTTTTTATAGGAATTGCCGCCAGATCATCTGCCCTGATCGCAGACAGCGAACCTCCATATTTCCCAACCGGCGTGCGTATTGCATCGCAAATAAAAACATCATTCATAGTCATATTTTGTTTAGTTTTTCTATTCTTGATTTAAATGCCGTAAAAGCTCTGTGCAATCCTTCCGTGAGTTGATCAATTTCCTTTTGTGTCATTACTGTTGAAAGCATACACGAAAAGGTGTTGATCATCAGTGTATTTTCTTTGTAATACATGTAATCCAGCAATTCATTAACCAGCTTTTTACCGTCTTTATCGAGGTAAGCCTCGCGATATGTTGATGGCGGATCAAGACGAAGGTGCATTCGAAACATTGAACCAGCGCCCGTTACAGCGACAGGAACATCGGCAAGTTTTATGGCTTCCCGAATCTGCTTAATCGCCACATCCGCAAGTAAGTTTATCCGGATAACAGCTTCCGAATCATAATACTTCATGGCCTGGTAACCGGCAGTCATTGTAATCGGATTAGCGGAAAATGTTCCGGAGTACGGTAACAGAAGATTTTTTTCATGAGGATCAAAAACCTGCATCACATCGGCTCTTCCGGCCACAGCACCGACAGGAAATCCGCCACCGATTATCTTCCCAAGCGAAGTAAGATCCGGTTTCACGCTATAATTTTCCTGAACTCCACCGTAATTCACACGAAACGTTACCACCTCATCAAACACCAGTAAAGCTTCATTTTTCCGCGTCCAGCTGTAAAGTGCTTCTATAAAATCATTGTTACCCGGAACCAAACCTACGCGGTGAGGAACCGGATCGACAATAACACAGGCAATATCTGCGGCATGTTTATCCAAAATATTCAGCGTTCGCTCAATATTGTTGTACGGATAAATGACCACATCCTTGGTTACACATGGCGGTGTTCCATGTGCAAGCGCAACACTGCTCGGCTGATCTTCTTTGCCCCAGTTTGACGGATCTGCCATCTGGCTGACTTCAGCAAAATCGTAAGTACCATGATAAGCGCCTTCAGCTTTTGCAATTTTTGGTCGGCCGGTAAATGCCCTCGACGCTTTTATCATCGCCATCACCGCCTCGGTACCTGAATTCATAAAACGAATACGCTCGAAACTCTGCACACGTTCGATCAGGTGAGTGGCAAAAGCAACTTCAATTTCGGAAGCAAGTGTGTAAGCTGTTCCTTTTTTTAGCTGTTCAATAACCGCATCGACAATTGGCGGAAAGGAATGACCATGAATCAATGCTGCCATGTTATTGGCAAAATCGGTGCGCACTGTGCCATCGATATCAGTAATGTAACAGCCCGACGCACTGTTGGCATAATTCGGATAAGGCATCCGGAAAACGGTATTCCGGCTTACACCGCCACTTATTACCTGGCGTGCCTTATTATAGATTTCTTCGCTATTTTCTTTTTTAGCCATCTCTATGTTCTTACTGATTTATTCCTCATGCAATGTTGCTTCGGTATGTTTTTGTAAAAACTCGAAACTGACTCCGGGAGCCAGTTCCCTCACATATAGCTGTTTGTCTCTAACATCGATTACCGCGTAATTGGTGTAGATGCGACTCACCACATTTTTCCCCGTTAAAGCATAAGTGCACTGTTTTACAATTTTCGGTTCGCCGGTTTTGGTGGTGTGTTTTGTAATAACGAAAATGGTTTTCACACCGGCCACCAAATCCATGGCTCCGCCCACAGCGGGAATAGCATCTGGATTTTCGGTTGACCAATTGGCCAGATCGCCTTCTTCCGAAACCTGGTAAGCACCCAACACACAAATATCGATATGTCCGCCACGTATCATTGCAAAGCTATCGGCATGATGAAAATACGCCGCTCCGGGAATGGCAGTGACATATTTTTTTCCGGCATTTACCAACTCCGGATCTTCACTCCCGACCTCAGCAACCTTTCCCATTCCAAGCAATCCGTTTTCTGTGTGATAGATGACTTCACGCCCTTCAGGAATAAAACCGGCAACCATTTCAGGAATGCCAATTCCAAGATTTACATACGCACCATCATGAATATCCATGGCAACTTTTTGTGCCATTTCGCCAGTGCTCCATCCTATTATTTTATTGTCTGATTCCATGGTACTTCACATTTTCGGCAACCAGTTTTGATTCATCAGCGGGATTAGAAATCTCTACAACGCGATGAACAAAAATTCCGGGTGTTATTACGTTTTCAGGATCAATACTTCCAAGTTCAACCACCTGCCTTGCCTGCACGATAGTTTGTTTGGCAGCCATACACATAACCGGCCCAAAGTTGCGGGCTGTTTTATTGTAAATCAGATTTCCGTATTTATCGGCGGCGGCACATTTCACCAAGGCAAAATCAGCCTGAATAGCTTTTTCCATAACATATTGTCTACCGTCGAATTCGCGTACTTCTTTACCTTCAGCCAAAGAAGTATTCACTGTTGTGGGTGTATAAAATGCCGGAACTCCTGCGCCGCCTGCACGAATGCGTTCAGCTAGCGTTCCCTGTGGCACCAGTTCCAGTTCAATTTCGCCGGCCCGGTAAAACTCCGGAAAAACAACAGAAATAGCAGTACGTGGAAACGAGCAGAGAATCTTTTTCACCTGACGGTTTTCAATAAGTGCTGCCAGCCCAACATGTCCGCTCCCTGCATTATTACTCACCACGGTCAGATCTTTTGCCCCCTGGTCGACCAGTGCATGAATCAATTCCACCGGGCTGCCGGCTTCACCAAAACCGCTGATCATTACGGTTGCTCCGTCGAAAATTCCGGCAACCGCTTCTTTTGCCGAATTCACGATCTTGTTAATCATGGCCTGCCATTTTTAACGATTCTCTTTTTAGCGCTTCTTCCAGTCTTCCCTCAATCTCTTCCAGTTCATCTTCGTAGAAATACTTGTCGGCCTTGTAAGGCTTTAACTTTTCTATGGTATTTTCCTGCTCGTCGTACTCTGCGAAATATACGCGATCCATCCATTCCATGTTCCGGGCTTCGTTGAATTTCAGCACAAACACCTTCTCGCCATCAATCTCAGTTGTGCCCATTAGTGAGGTTTTTCCGGCCGAGGAAGTCATTGTAATGTAGCGTGACGGACGATTTATCGACGCCAGACTGCGATACACCTTGTTGAATACTTTCGTGATGTCAGCCAGAGGAGCTGTAAAATGATGATGCTCGCCGGTTGGTCGTGCACAGTACATTGAATGGAAACCGATACCGACCATGGCCATAATATTGCCCAGATCGATCCAGTTATGTGCCGAACGATCAACATCCACCTTCCCATTTTTATCCTTATACAAACTAATGGTATTCATTATCGGACTTTGGCTCTTTACCTTAACGCCATATTTTTTCAGTCTTTGAATAGCAGCGATTGCTCCCGGATTTAGAATTTCGCGCGGAGTTGATGTGTGCGACATCCAAACCACCTGAACACCATTATCAACAGTAGTTCTTAGCAGTTCCAGTATTTCCTTAAACTGATCAGTAAGCAAATGCTCAGGATGAAAAGTGATAGCGCGAGAACCGATTCGCAGCGTACGAATGTGAAGAAGTTCCTCATCTTCCAAAATTGGAGTAAGGTATTCTTTCAAACGCTTGTACGAAATGTAACCTGCATCGCCGCCGGTTATTAATACATCGGTAATTTCTTTATGCTTTTTCAGGTAATTATGCACCTGGCTGATATCATGCTGCACAAACATATCCTCGTCGCCGCGCACCTGTGCGTGCCGGAAACAATAAGTGCAAAAAGCAAAACAGTTTTGTGTTCCGGCATCCAGAATCAGTTTTATTGGCGGGTATTTGTGCTGGCTTCCTTCAAGAATCTCAATTTGCCCCTCTTTATTGTAAAAGAAAGGTTTGTTCAGTTTCTGTTTCCCATCGTGCGGATTGGTTTTTAACTGATAGGCTTCAACAACTTTTCGGCGTTCTTCGTCAGTTTCGGCGTCTTTGTATTTTTGTACATCCACTTTGTTTATCATATCCGGCTGAGGAAATACCAGGTAGTAATTCGGATCATTTTTATAGTTGCTCCAATCGATGGTATTCAGGATATGTTTAGTCGCCATAAAACGATACACTTCCAGGAAAAATTCGCGTTCTTTTATGTCGTCAAGCTCTACTCCATTTTGTTTCAATACATGCAAAATTTCGCGAAAACCAATTAATCCGGAGTAATGTGTTTTTCCTTTAAAAAGCGGTTCCTTTTGTTTTGAAAATTGGGAATACTGAAGGTAACATTTTTGCAGACGTCGAATTAAGCCGAGGGGCAAAAGCCCCTCACTGTTAATGGTTTGTGTAGTTTCAGGAGTAAAATCGTAAGCACGCATCATTTCACCAACATTTAATGATTCTTTCGCACTGTTCATTTCAATTAAGTTTAAAAGTTCATATTGAAAATTTCATAAAACACTCAATAGCCAATCCATAGCATTATACGAGCCAGGCAGAAAGGCTGTTGCGCTTCATTCCGAATCCGTCTTATCGACACTGATTAGAAAGGAGTTTAAACAGTAAAAAAGTATTGACAGGCGTCAATAAGAGTTGTGGAATAGAAATTGCCGCGGTTGCAGCTAATGTGAAACCGTATCGTCATCGAGACATTCCGGCATGCCTTGATAGAAAAATACAGGACATGAATACGATTGTACCATGTGCACAATTTATGAAATTTTAAATCAGAAGCCCATGATTTTTGCAATAAATTACAAAATTGGAAGATATCATCTTTTGTTAAATAAATTTTTAGCAACTTAAGGGGCTGAAAAAAAGTAGTTTATTGAATCGACTAAAATCCTCTTTTTTAAAGCGGGAGAGTAATTTCAGAAAAAACCAGGGTGAAATTTATCGAACGAAATCTCAAAATTTTCGTTTGAGAAATTGAAAACAAACAGAAAACAGAAAAATGAAAGTATTATTACTTGGCGCCGGAATGGTAGCCAAACCACTTGCCGATTATATTCTTGACAACCAAATAGAATTAACCATTGCCAGCCGCACACTTACAAAAGCCGAGAAATTAATCAGGAACCGTGTAAACGGTAAAGCACTGCAATTGACTATCGACGATCGTAATCAATTGGATGAATTAATTGCAACTCACGATTTAACCGTGAGTCTGCTGCCTTATGCGCATCACGTAACGGTTGCCAAACTGTGTATTAAACACAAAAAAAACATGGTCACCACATCGTATGTATCAAACGAAATGAAGGCTTTGGATGCAGAAGCAAAAGAAGCCGGAATTATTATTTTGAACGAGATTGGCGTTGACCCGGGATTCGACCACATGACTGCAATGCGGATTATTGATAAAGTGCAGGACAAAGGTGGCACGATTAAAGAATTTTACTCGCTATGCGGAGCACTGGCAGCACCCGAAGAAACAAACAATCCGTTTAAATACAAATTTTCATGGTCGCCAAGAGGTGTGATAATGGCCGGAAACAATGGTGCAAAATATCTAAAAGACGGAGAAATTGTTGAGCTCCCAACCGAGAAGCTTTTTAAAAACCCGTTAAAAATTGATTTCCCCGAAGTTGGAGAAATGGACGTTTACCCGAATCGCGACTCATTGGCTTACATCAATCTGTACGGGTTAAAAGATGTTGCCACCATGTATCGTGGAACGTTTCGGTATCCGGATTGGTGCCAAATTATGGATGCCATAAAAACACTTGGATTGGTTACCTACGACAAACAAAGTTTTGCCGGCAAAACCTACAAAAAGATAATGGCTCGCCAGCTTGAAGTGTATCCGGCCAACATTAAAGAAAAAGCTGCTGAACGGCTG
This genomic window contains:
- a CDS encoding aldehyde dehydrogenase family protein, whose product is MKIDISKELKELGISEVNNGICTGTEWKTTSGAVVESFSPSDGELIATVHQATAADYHEVVEKAKDAFKVWRMVPAPKRGEIVRQIGLELRKYKEPLGKLVSYEMGKIYQEGLGEVQEMIDICDFAVGQSRQLYGFTMHSEREKHRMYDQYHPLGIVGVVSAFNFPVAVWAWNAMIALVAGDVVIWKPSSKVFLCAIAVHNIVAKVLKENDVPEGVLNLVAAGSRELGDEFFSDKNIPLVSFTGSTKIGKKVGGLVGQRLGKTILELGGNNAIIITPEADLEMALRAVVFGAVGTCGQRCTSTRRIIVHDSIYDNFKERLVAIYENLPIGHALDDKTLVGPLVDRWAVDTYLAAIEKVKAEGGNLLIGGEVLSGEGYESGCFVTPAIAEVENHYEIVQDETFAPLLYMIRYSELDEAIRLHNDVPQGLSSAIFSTHMLETEKFLSHEGSDCGIANVNIGTSGAEIGGAFGGEKETGGGRESGSDAWKAYMRRQTNTINYSTELPLAQGIEFNV
- the pcaF gene encoding 3-oxoadipyl-CoA thiolase, with product MNDVFICDAIRTPVGKYGGSLSAIRADDLAAIPIKTLLERNDQIEPAAFDDVLMGCANQAGEDNRNIARMALLLAGMPETVPGVTVNRLCSSGMEAIGMAARAIKAGEAELMIAGGAENMSRSPLVMPKATQAFSRNAEIYDSTIGWRFVNEKFQKKYGTDPLICTAENLATEFNISREDQDQFAHNSQLKTADAQQNGALAREIIPVSIPQRKGNAVIFEKDEHPRLTSLEKLATLNPVYGPGTTVTAGNASGINDGAAAVIVASEAAVKKFNLTPKVRILGTQAAGVPPRTMGIGPVPATNKLLKRLGMTLDQMDIIELNEAFAAQSLACIREFGLIDDDPRLNPLGGAIALGHPLGMSGARLVTTAIYQLQNSNSKYALCTMCVGVGQGLSMILEKV
- a CDS encoding aspartate aminotransferase family protein: MAKKENSEEIYNKARQVISGGVSRNTVFRMPYPNYANSASGCYITDIDGTVRTDFANNMAALIHGHSFPPIVDAVIEQLKKGTAYTLASEIEVAFATHLIERVQSFERIRFMNSGTEAVMAMIKASRAFTGRPKIAKAEGAYHGTYDFAEVSQMADPSNWGKEDQPSSVALAHGTPPCVTKDVVIYPYNNIERTLNILDKHAADIACVIVDPVPHRVGLVPGNNDFIEALYSWTRKNEALLVFDEVVTFRVNYGGVQENYSVKPDLTSLGKIIGGGFPVGAVAGRADVMQVFDPHEKNLLLPYSGTFSANPITMTAGYQAMKYYDSEAVIRINLLADVAIKQIREAIKLADVPVAVTGAGSMFRMHLRLDPPSTYREAYLDKDGKKLVNELLDYMYYKENTLMINTFSCMLSTVMTQKEIDQLTEGLHRAFTAFKSRIEKLNKI
- a CDS encoding 3-oxoacid CoA-transferase subunit B, which codes for MESDNKIIGWSTGEMAQKVAMDIHDGAYVNLGIGIPEMVAGFIPEGREVIYHTENGLLGMGKVAEVGSEDPELVNAGKKYVTAIPGAAYFHHADSFAMIRGGHIDICVLGAYQVSEEGDLANWSTENPDAIPAVGGAMDLVAGVKTIFVITKHTTKTGEPKIVKQCTYALTGKNVVSRIYTNYAVIDVRDKQLYVRELAPGVSFEFLQKHTEATLHEE
- a CDS encoding 3-oxoacid CoA-transferase subunit A, which produces MINKIVNSAKEAVAGIFDGATVMISGFGEAGSPVELIHALVDQGAKDLTVVSNNAGSGHVGLAALIENRQVKKILCSFPRTAISVVFPEFYRAGEIELELVPQGTLAERIRAGGAGVPAFYTPTTVNTSLAEGKEVREFDGRQYVMEKAIQADFALVKCAAADKYGNLIYNKTARNFGPVMCMAAKQTIVQARQVVELGSIDPENVITPGIFVHRVVEISNPADESKLVAENVKYHGIRQ
- a CDS encoding saccharopine dehydrogenase C-terminal domain-containing protein, whose protein sequence is MKVLLLGAGMVAKPLADYILDNQIELTIASRTLTKAEKLIRNRVNGKALQLTIDDRNQLDELIATHDLTVSLLPYAHHVTVAKLCIKHKKNMVTTSYVSNEMKALDAEAKEAGIIILNEIGVDPGFDHMTAMRIIDKVQDKGGTIKEFYSLCGALAAPEETNNPFKYKFSWSPRGVIMAGNNGAKYLKDGEIVELPTEKLFKNPLKIDFPEVGEMDVYPNRDSLAYINLYGLKDVATMYRGTFRYPDWCQIMDAIKTLGLVTYDKQSFAGKTYKKIMARQLEVYPANIKEKAAERLRLPIDSPAILAMEWLGLFSGYMPSIDEGSNFDLITDLMLKKMMLPEGARDMVIMLHSFLIENADGSTEVVKSRLLDFATKEDTSIARTVGLPAAIGVKMILDKKITKKGVHIPISKSIYEPILTELEKLGIAMTEEWRLDTSEKL